Sequence from the Podarcis raffonei isolate rPodRaf1 chromosome 16, rPodRaf1.pri, whole genome shotgun sequence genome:
TTTGAAGTCCCCCCTTCTCCTGCAGAGCAGGACCCTGGACCTCCCAACCCAGCTCTCCATCACGTCTGTGCTCAGAATCATCACTACCCCCTGGCTGGATGGAAGCAGGAAGGCCgagaggtgggggctggctggacATTGTCTAATCTCATCATAAGCATCCTGCATGCAGATCAAGATATGCTCCATAGATGATCTGGAAGAGCCATTTAGGCTCATTTGCTACCTTAATTTACAAAAGAAGCATCTGTTAGGACGTGGGTTGCATCTTGGATAGAGGAACATATCCCTTGACATATCTTCTAAATTTTCTGCCCAACCTCATGTCCTGGGAAGTAAGGAAAAGATTTTAACAGCCAAAGTCGGTTGCTTCCAGGTAGATGCAAGCTTTTATAGGTGGTTTTGCCCCATGCCCCCAACAGCAGCCAGGTGTATCATTTTCTATCTGTGTCTCTCCATGCCTGACTTCACCTGCCATGAGCTTGCTGTGAAAGGTACAGAAGCAGCAGCGCTAAAATAAATGGAGGGATCTTCTTCTGGTAGTATTATGGAGGTTGTTGATGGCTTCCTGCAAATGTCGTTCAGAAGCATTGGTGTCACTGTGGAGGAAGCACATAGCTGTGCTCTGTCTCCCCTAAGACCAGTTCACGTCAGGGACTGGGCagtggaggaatggtggagaccgcctccccagcctgacccttccagagaagaagaagactgttcagaattacagcaggggtttgaggcaggtcacagctcagagaaagatgagggggaaaagttgggaaataatgggagaagaggagggggaagcagagcCTGAGCAGCTGGTTGACATGTTATCCTtataaagcattccagacccaccatctcccagaatccGGTGAGGGACAAAGgactcagaagcaaagggccctcagtGTCACCCGTAGACGACATGGCGAatgaagaaggggaggggagattcacttggggcaacaccattattccaagaggctacattccctctctctgtaaatattgaatacaAAGCCTTGATAAGGagttttccttgtcttatccgttcctggcaacctgccctGGGGATtagttcctctgctgcctgacagtTCATGAGCTTGATGGCATTCTAGGACTTCACACAGTCCTTGTGACAGGGAAAGCCAAAAGCAGCTAGAGATATTTGCATACAGTTCCAGGAATTTGCCTTCAAGTGAGAGATATAAGAGAAGAGGTGTTAAGATAGCAGTATGAGAAGCAAGTCATGGGTGTCCTTGCtgcaatgttctgggttcctgtGGTTCTGTTCCTGGAGACACTTCTCTCAGGTGAGGTTACTTCAGCGAGACAGAGAAGAGTTGTATCAGTTCTCACTCAGGTGGTCAGGTTGGaaaaggagaaattcagttttgtttgttttataatgaTGAACTACCTAACGGACACTTCTCAAACCGAtagacagctatcctttgaaaggCACGCTTCTCTGATTTGTGCAACGCAGTTCCGCAGCCAAAGAACACATGTACCAAGCTGCATATATTTGGGAGAACTGTATATCAAAATATTGACAAAAATAACATGAAAAAAATGCATCATGTATTTGTCCATGTTAGGCAAAACCATgtacaaaaatgtttatatcgagagaaattaaaatggtggtgaATTGAATTTTTGCAAAGATTACACACACAACAGCTAATTGTTTTCACAATATCTTTTCTTAAATAtgaaattgctgtggaaatgtggagatctgaatttaagaaaagaaaggcagaAAGAAAAGTGACCGATGAGTCCATCTCCAGTGGTCAGTAACATTCCCTATTATTTTCTTGCAGGTTCAGAGTCTCAGGTTATTGTTATGACTCAACCAGCCTCAATGTCCGTATCCCTGGGATCAACAGTGAAGCTCGCATGTGCTGTGAGCAGCGATTTTAAAATCAGCAGTGAGAGGGTGAGATGGTATCAGCAGAAAACGGGTACCCCACGCTTTCTCTATCATTATTACACCAGTAGTGACCAGGGCAGGGGCTCTGGGGTCCCAGAGAGATTCAGTGTCTCCCCTGATTCCTCCAAGAACCTCTGGAATCTAGTGATCACCGGAGTTCAAGCCGAAGACGAGGCCAATTATTACTGCAGTACATGGGATGGCAGGCCAAGCGCGCAGCACTGTGATCCATCTctatggggaactgagacaaaaacctctTACTGTCTCGCAGGGCACCAGCAGGCAACTCTGAATACAAGGTTGTGCAGCTGTCTAATGCCTTCCTGAATGACTAGTGATTTGATGGTTGTTCTGCACTGCTTTTGAagagtgtttttattattattattattattattattattattattattattattattgtgcgtCGAGACCCCACAGCCACCCCCTCATTGGGAAATAACTCACaccaggacacagatattaggtttatgttactgggcaaattttggccacagctttattgaattacagaatgtgagcggtattggcttaggcattgattgaacccgactatatctgactcctgcccgttgtgcaggaagtccagtaagggtaagccaccagtagggggagccctgtcgatgcgaaccaactcaaCCAACCCCCTGGTTTTCCCGTggggtcgtgtcaaggccctagcccccagccgggcttcggacaagatcaacacccccggattcctttaacggaatacctttaagcttggaggggcaggtgatggctacACCTTCCCCACACAAGGTCACataatgcctaaccgcaaccctaacaaagttgtgatgattgctacgaggtaggcgaaaaccaagtggccagtgccaatttgccaagtgggaaaattcctaccaggctcctcggacaaccaaggtgaccaaccgaagtccatagcaaggtcagtgcCTAACCtgcaaatagggagggagggcgggtgattgaggaagcAAGCCAAGAGGAAGTCCTCCTGCTTGCTCCTTGGTTTAAACTGTCCCAGCCACGCCCCccggccagcggattggctggccaggCTCTGACATGACCGGGACCCCCCCGGCAACGGGGGACAAAGTCCCCCAcccccggtggggagtgggtggccatgcggtccaccgcaactcctccccactgggaagtagAGCGgatttattataaaaaatgtaGCTCTTCTACACCATCCTTTGCAAGAGGATAGCATACTTTTATAAATGTTTTTGCCTTTGTCCCCACTACTCCATGCTTGAAAAGTTTCATTAGAAACCAAagagcaattgttgttgttgtttagtcatgtccaactcttcgtaaccccctggaccagagcacgccaggcacttctgtcttccactgcctcctgcagtttggtcagagtcatgctggtagcttcaagaacactgtccaaccatctcaccctctgtcgtccccttctccttgtgccctccatctttcccaacatcggggtcttttccagggagtcttctcttctcatgaggtggccaaagtattggagtctcagcttcaggatctgttcttccagtgagcactcagggctgatatccttaagaatggataggtttgatcttcttgcagtccatgggactctcaagagtctcctccagcaccataattcaaaagcatcatttcttcggcgatcagcctcctttatggtccagctctcacttccatacatcactactgggaaaaccacagctttaactataggcacctttgttggcagggtgatgtctctgctttttaagatgctgtctaggtttgtcattgcttttctcccaaaaagcaggcatcttttaatttcgtggctgctgtcaccatctgcagtgatcatggagcccaagaaagtaaaatctctcactgcctccatttcttccccttctatttgccaggaggtgataggaccagtggccatgatcttcgtttttttgatgttgagcttcaaaccatattttgcactctcctctttaaCCCTCATTAGAAGAACACAAAATTGTGAATATTTCTGCCTGAGTTGAAATCAGGAAAGCTCTTGGTTTAAGCCCACAAGTGAGCAATGATGCTTAAACAACAGCCGAAGAATAGGAAGCCTATTTGCATGCATTTgaattttcctctttgctgtcttaaGTGCGAAGAGGAGAACTTTGTTCTCAGAGAAGCCTTTATCTCAAGAAGCCAGTTTTCTCCCCTTTTCCCAATCATGGCCTGGGCTCTTTTCCTTCTGATCCTCTTCACTCGCTGCACAGGTAAAGGAAACCGATTTCCTAATGTAATCTTTTTCTGTATATATCCTTTCTATCTCCCAGGGAGCAGGCTTTCCccctaggccagtgtttcccaaaattgggtctccagctacttttggactagaattcccataagaaaatattcctctatgccacaggagcggcaaggatcctaattgctaaaagcTGGaataaagaaactgtgccaacaacaaaggaatggcaagacaaactgttagagtatattgaactggctagattaacagaggcaattagagaccACACTAGAcaaagtttcaaaaagcatgggggaaatgcagagaatacttcacaaaacagtgtcctaaaatacatacctggacttgttttgattaatgtctgcaggaggctttgtggatatttaagttataattaaaaaATTCTTAATAACTATTCATAAAGGGAACAGTTTATAAggagtaaataaggaggccagatacaggataaaggaagtcttttatttggttgtttgtatttctgtatgttatgctcacgtttaatgagggtggatttgtgtattggggggtggggggtttgtgttacagtggtaccttgggttacatacgcttcaggttacatacgcttcaggttacagactccgttaacccagaaatagtgcttcaggttaagaactttgcttcaggatgagaacagaaattgtgcttcggcggcacggcagcagcgggaggccccattagcttaagtggtgcttcaggttaagaacagtttcaggttaagaacagacatccagaacgaattaagtacttaacctgaggtaccactgtatgttgtaaataaaattccaataaaattaaattttaaaaaaatagacttcccatcacctctgactgCTCTTGCTAGCTAgtggtgatgggggttgtagtccaaaaacatatggaaaccaaaatttgggaaacactgggctaggTCCTAGAGCAGTggcggggaacctgtggcactccagatgttgctagactccagctcccctaAGCCCCAGCCCGCATGGTCAAtaacaagggatgatgggagttgtagtccagcagcttctGGATAGCCACCAGTTCCCTATCCCTGTTCTAGGTCCTAGAGTGCCTagcccatcatttctgaccactgaccatactgatgagagtccagcaacatctagagcagtggttctcaacctgtgggtccccagatgtcgttggactacaactcccatcatccctgagctctggccttgctagctaggagtgatgggagttgtagttcaacaacatctggagacccaaggttgagaaaggctgatctagagggccacaagaTTCCCCATCCAttatctagaccagtgtttcccacacatgggtctccagctgtttttggactacaactcctgaaatatactcggagtcaagagtggatttcatgctctttattcagctcatagtagtgaggaatgaaggttcctccaaaatatctgctttatatacattatttacacaatgggccgcacgtgattggctaattccgggattctcccgtgggccaatcaggttgcggattcacttccacctggagctggattgggtggctcctgcggaccaatcattctgctgcattgttctaggaccaatcagactgctgcattttggatcctattgttctaggaccaatcagactgctgccttttggatcctgttcaacttagtacataacaactcccatcatccctagcttgcaggaccagtggtcagggatgatgggaactgtagtccagcaggagacccaagtttgggaaaccctgatcaaGGCCTTCTTCTTCCCCCTTGGCTTTCTACCCCTTTGTCTTTGCTTGAAGTGAAAACCTGCATGGTGCCTATGCTTTCTTTCAGGAGTTTCCGCCCAGTTTGTGTTGACTCAGCCACTGCTGTTATCAGCATCCCCTGGAGAAACCATCAACATCTCTTGCACCAGGAGCAGTGGAAACATTGCGAGCTACGCTGTCTCCTGGTATCAGCAGAAGCCTGGCAGTTCCCCCAAGCCACTGATATTCGGCTTCAGCAGTAGATCCTCCGGAATCCCAGAGCGATTCTCCGGTTCCTTCGACGAGTCATCCAATTCTGCCACCTTAACCATCTCCAACCTCCAAGCAGAAGATGAGGCTGTGTATTATTGCTTGTCGTACGACACCCCTGAACAGCCTACCATGTTTGCGATACAACCGTACACAGGAGTGGGAGAAGAACTTCCCGAGGACGGATTTTGTACTTTCGATTAAGGCTTGCTGACTTACAGTTGCAGTAATGGGAAATATTTTAAAGgtgttcccaccctcccaccccagctTATGAAAAGCTTTGTGTTTTTGCTTGTAATCTGATTGCACctttctctggtttctcaacACATCTTTCTGTCTGCATGTTGTAAAATTGCAAAGATCCTaaaattatctatctatatacagtggtgccccgcaagacgaaattaattcgttctgcgagtgtcTTCGTCTTGCAGGTTTTTTCCGTCTTGCGGAGCAccgctattagcggattagcggataagcggtaattggcagataagcggcttagcggctattaacggcttagcggattagcagataagcggcaattagcagataagcggcttagcggctttcagaaaaggcaaaaaaatcgCAAGAACCCGAAAaaattttcgtcttgcgagacaaccccatagaaaaattcgtcttgcgaagcggcaaaaaaatcggaaaaccctttcgtcttgcgcgtttttcgtttagcgaggcattcgtctagcggggtaccactgtattacaataaagagtttgtgaattcaaaacctgccaaagagtccagttcattttgttgcttcttcaaatattttgtaaaaggttcccattcatctttaaaatcacagttatccttgtcacgtGGTTTGTGTGTCATAATGTTTcactatgtttttatgtatgtgggaagctgcccagagtggctgggacaacccagtaagatgtgtaggttataaatagtaaaaattatcatgatggaatgggacgtccctattttcattggagaaatgttggggggtctGCCATTGCTGCTACATGGGTGatggattgaagaaaaggaaatatgaattgTCCCTGCCCCatagcttgaccaatcatggcTAGGAGTGGCTAGGAGCTAGGTAGAGTCATAGATATAAAGTGTAGACATGTATTCACTGGgcagcttctgttttgacttgaaatgttcattttggaCTTctcagaagtaaaggtaaagggacccctgaccattaggaccagtcgtggccaactctggggttgcggcgctcatctcgctttattggccgagggagccggcatacagcttccgggtcatgtggccagcatgactaagccgcttctggcgaacctgagcagcacacagaaaagccatttaccttcccgccggagtggtacctatttatctacttgcacttcatgctttcaaactgctagtgaggc
This genomic interval carries:
- the LOC128404298 gene encoding immunoglobulin lambda-1 light chain-like — encoded protein: MAWALFLLILFTRCTGVSAQFVLTQPLLLSASPGETINISCTRSSGNIASYAVSWYQQKPGSSPKPLIFGFSSRSSGIPERFSGSFDESSNSATLTISNLQAEDEAVYYCLSYDTPEQPTMFAIQPYTGVGEELPEDGFCSSAQHLQPLKSSETVPQGGTITLSCRHSSGTITDGLYPQWFQQKGGQVPRLILYQTSSRPSGIPARFSGSKSGNTMSLTITGAQAEDEATYYCCVLHPGVSCTAVHSDGEVRQKPF